In Syntrophomonadaceae bacterium, the DNA window ATGCAGCTTCCACTAGTGCGGTGACTGCCCGGATAGTGGTTCCCTCACTGTCCCAGCGACTACCAACTTTGAGCTTGATACGTGGATCTAAAGCCAAGCGAAACGCACGTTCCACAACGCTCTTTGGCGGTAATTTATGAATATCCCGTAATTCCAACGTAATCCCAAGTATGAGACACAGGTCATTACCGGCAAATAATGCAAGCTCATTAAGGTCTTGATAGCGACCATGATCAATAAACCGTTTTGCGAGGAGTCGTCCGACGCGAAACGAAACCTCACGAGGGCGCCAACCACGCAGGTCGTTTGCACAGCTGTCAGCACCGTGGATGTTGAAAGAGGCGGTTACCATCTCAAGGATATCGTTATCCGAAACTGTCTCCCTTTGCCGCTCCTCATGAGAAAGCTGACTCCAATTTCGCAGCCATTCACGAGCCATCCGGAGTCTGGAGCTTGCGTCACCTAACAGCTCGCTCCGTTCCGAAAGAAATGCGGCTTCATAAGCGTGGTGGGATCCAACCCAGCCCGAGCCAAATGTCCTTCGCGAGACGAGTTCTTTAATACGGTCAACTTCCAAGAAGACCGCAGCCAAATCAGTATTCGCTTGTAGAAGCTTACGCTGCCGTTCATCACCCGCGCTTTCGCCACCAGCCTTCAATGCCAGTTTTGCTGCGTCGGTGTAGCGCTTCGCGCGCAAGCTTGCCTTGAGGGCGAATTGAAGGCGTTGCAATTCAATGTCACGTTTCTCAACAGGATTAGTGCTCGGTAGTGCCTCAGAAGATAAAGCGAGCGCTACAAGCTCCTCGATATACCCTGCCTCCAGCATGAGTTGTGGTAAAGCGGACGCTACATAGGCGCTGGTTGCCGCAAGCGGCTTCAGACTTGCCACGAAAGCCGCCAGGTCGCCTGCAGTTGGCTTGAACCTATCTCTGAACCAAGTCTCAGCGGGCTCATCGAAGAATTGAATCATGTTGCCCGTCACAAGGAGGGGACGGCGGAGATCATATGCTAAACTCTTGATCGAAGCCTCATCAACACCCGATATAGACGCTAGAACAGACAAAGGAATCAAAGGCCGAAGAGCGGCCAATCCAGCGCAAATTCTATCTATCTGCGTCTTCTCGACAGCCCCTACCGCGTCACGTAGTTTCGCGATAGATTTATCGAGTAGGTTTCCAATCGTATCTTCAACAGTGGTAGGATTGGGGCCAAGGCTACGAAGAATGTCACTTAACGAAGCCTCTTGCGATAAAGCCAGTGCTTGAACGCGAGGATTTTGAGAACTTAAGCTATGGAATTCGTCTACGTCTTGTTCGGTGGCGTCGGCGAATACCTGCCGCAAATATGTAGCACTTTCGGCTCGACTGAAAGGTTTAAGTTCAAGCAGTAAGGCATCGGGCGGAGGATCAAGATATCCCTGCCGATGTGTTCTGCACAATGCGATTAAGCGCACGCCTTCTGGTAGTTGCTCTCGGATCAAGTCACGCACGAAAGAGCGTGCTTCGTCAATTTCCTCTGCTGCCATTTGTGCATTGTCGGCGGCATCAATAATAATGCAGAGGAGTGCTTGCGGGTTCTTTGATCTAAGCGAGGAGATGCTTTGTCTTAGGCGATAAATGAAGACTCTCACGTAGTCCGACGGTTCAGCATGAGGACTGGGGATGAGCGGATGGCACAGCCCCTTGGCGGCCAGTTCATTTGCAATCTGAACTAGAGCATCCTTATGACGATGCCGATAACCGCTTGCGCAACGGTACTGACCATTGCCAAAGCAGTCATAGATAACGCTTGATGAGCCAGCAGGTAGCCGCGACTTGATACGCGTTGCAAAAACCGACTTTCCCACCCCGCCTGCAGCGTGAACGATGATAGGAATACCACTCGCTTGCAGGATCACTTGAAAAAGCTCTGGTTCCTGCTCACGCGGCACCACGTTTTCAAGATCTCCAATGAGGCACGGCGCAGGAAATAGGCGACTCTCATCGGTTTTGAGCGCCCGAAGTACATCCATTCTAGTGATAGCTGGATTATTGGCGCATGCGGAAAGTGCCTTCTTGGTCACCAACTCCTTCAATTGAACGGGAGCATCAACGTCTGCATCGACCAAGTAGCAGCTAAGGTCTTGGGTCAGTAAGTTTTGTTGATCCCACAGCCCTTCCTGATTCTCTTCGAGGCGAAGCAGCTTACAGAAGCTTGCGAGAGCTGTTCCACTTAAACTCGTGAATTGCTCTATCTTCTTAAGTTCAACGACGTGACGTGCTGGAATACCTTCAGCAGCGTCATGAATAGCTTCTAGAAAGTTGGTATTAATCGGTCTGTTTGTAACAAACCCGAACTCTAACTTTCCGTCCAAGTTGACTGTCCCAAGGCGCTGTTGAATTGCCATATACCGTGCGGCAAATCCCTCAAGTGTCTTTTTTAGCTCACTTGGCGTCCAAGCCTCATCAGTTCTAACTGTTGAATGCTTCACCTGAATGTAGCGGACAAGTGTTGCCTCTGCAAGACTTTCGCTTCCGTAGTACTCACCGACGTCAATCAGTTCTTCACCAATCGTAACATGCTCTTCTGCCTCTATTTCATATAAAGACGGACACTCAATAGTAATTGCTTTCAATCTGGTAGTGGGCGAAATAAGAAGCAGGCAGCGGCGGGCCGCCCAAAAATAGTGGAACTGATCTCCATCCCGGCTTGCACGAACTAAATTAGTTTTGGACATTTAAAATCACCCTAACCAGGAGATATGCAAAACGTATACCGTCAATCTTTCTAATTCTTAAGAGCACTATATCTGCAATACAGGCATCTTATTATTTGCGCTACTCGTCAAACCCAAACGTTTTAACTTTCAGTGTGCGGCAGTTTTCTGATACTGTTCTGACAATATTTTGTGGCAGGCCGGATGGAGCCTTGACATTGAGTTCCAGCACAACTTCCAATGCCGCTCCGTCTACTGATGAAAGGTGGCTGATGACTTCTTCCACAAGCCGCTGCACGTCGCGGTTGATTCTGGTGTTATCGAGCTGTGCTGACATATAAAAATGCGTAT includes these proteins:
- a CDS encoding NACHT domain-containing protein, which translates into the protein MSKTNLVRASRDGDQFHYFWAARRCLLLISPTTRLKAITIECPSLYEIEAEEHVTIGEELIDVGEYYGSESLAEATLVRYIQVKHSTVRTDEAWTPSELKKTLEGFAARYMAIQQRLGTVNLDGKLEFGFVTNRPINTNFLEAIHDAAEGIPARHVVELKKIEQFTSLSGTALASFCKLLRLEENQEGLWDQQNLLTQDLSCYLVDADVDAPVQLKELVTKKALSACANNPAITRMDVLRALKTDESRLFPAPCLIGDLENVVPREQEPELFQVILQASGIPIIVHAAGGVGKSVFATRIKSRLPAGSSSVIYDCFGNGQYRCASGYRHRHKDALVQIANELAAKGLCHPLIPSPHAEPSDYVRVFIYRLRQSISSLRSKNPQALLCIIIDAADNAQMAAEEIDEARSFVRDLIREQLPEGVRLIALCRTHRQGYLDPPPDALLLELKPFSRAESATYLRQVFADATEQDVDEFHSLSSQNPRVQALALSQEASLSDILRSLGPNPTTVEDTIGNLLDKSIAKLRDAVGAVEKTQIDRICAGLAALRPLIPLSVLASISGVDEASIKSLAYDLRRPLLVTGNMIQFFDEPAETWFRDRFKPTAGDLAAFVASLKPLAATSAYVASALPQLMLEAGYIEELVALALSSEALPSTNPVEKRDIELQRLQFALKASLRAKRYTDAAKLALKAGGESAGDERQRKLLQANTDLAAVFLEVDRIKELVSRRTFGSGWVGSHHAYEAAFLSERSELLGDASSRLRMAREWLRNWSQLSHEERQRETVSDNDILEMVTASFNIHGADSCANDLRGWRPREVSFRVGRLLAKRFIDHGRYQDLNELALFAGNDLCLILGITLELRDIHKLPPKSVVERAFRLALDPRIKLKVGSRWDSEGTTIRAVTALVEAAYKLSVGTVDALISLLTRYLPASPPRGLSSRYSRERFPLLRAYALRAALNNQSLDLIDLAYDELRKDMEAQRNYSESQNAREFKENIGSLLPWHRLWAAAFIGRTSPTDLAEAIAETKAATTKAAGISYREKSDTSDEIALVWFDTLLSTEGVDAAFVDVFDQWITSLKWPLFTTTLTHFARLAARLPLFESHALNYAGMAYGLIQNAREDAESKSDSYVKLARAGERKTFPTW